One part of the Treponema peruense genome encodes these proteins:
- a CDS encoding TetR/AcrR family transcriptional regulator: MVYNETDNKEKIARIATELFAQQGYNAVSVQEVCEKAKVTKPTLYYYFTNKKGLLEYITDTYGNELISSIKEALLYEHDFIKSLTKVLKSEIQFAKQNKDYFSLHLSLLNSPEDSEEREVYKKKIYKIRNIYKEFFILSANEFGNMRSKEILYSEMFHNIVISTSMMIAKRQIPDDEKTIYQIIHSAVYGFAD, from the coding sequence ATGGTATATAACGAAACCGACAACAAAGAAAAGATTGCGCGTATTGCAACTGAATTATTTGCTCAACAAGGATACAACGCGGTTTCTGTTCAGGAAGTCTGCGAAAAAGCAAAAGTTACAAAACCAACTTTGTATTATTATTTTACAAACAAGAAAGGTCTCTTGGAATATATTACAGATACTTACGGTAACGAATTGATTTCTTCTATTAAGGAAGCTTTGCTTTACGAACATGATTTTATCAAATCGCTTACAAAAGTTTTAAAAAGCGAAATTCAGTTTGCAAAGCAAAATAAAGATTATTTTTCGCTTCATCTGTCGCTTTTAAACAGTCCTGAAGATTCCGAAGAACGCGAAGTTTATAAAAAAAAGATTTATAAAATCAGAAATATTTATAAGGAATTTTTTATTCTGTCTGCAAATGAATTCGGAAATATGCGTTCAAAAGAAATTCTTTACAGCGAAATGTTTCACAATATTGTAATTTCTACTTCAATGATGATTGCAAAAAGACAGATTCCTGATGATGAAAAAACAATTTATCAGATAATTCACAGTGCAGTTTACGGATTTGCAGATTAA
- the hydG gene encoding [FeFe] hydrogenase H-cluster radical SAM maturase HydG translates to MYDVKSARAEDFINDEEILDTLNYSAKHKSDAPLIKSILEKAALCKGISHREAAVLLDCDIPQLNDEIKALAKKIKLRFYGNRIVLFAPLYLSNYCINSCTYCPYHVHNKHIGRKKLTQEEIYRETIALQDLGHKRLALEAGEDPVNNPIEYILESINTIYSVKHKNGAIRRVNVNIAATTHEEYKMLKDAGIGTYILFQETYNRAAYKTLHPAGPKSDYDWHTQAMDRAMEAGIDDVGIGVLFGLNLYRYDFTGLLMHAEHLEAAKGVGPHTISVPRIRAADGIDPASFPDAIDDETFAKIVAVIRIAVPYTGMIVSTRESQNTREKILELGVSQISGGSRTSVGGYCESERPGDTTQFDVSDTRSLDEVVAWLMELGYVPSFCTACYRAGRTGDRFMQLVKSCQIANCCHPNALMTLKEYLEDYACDKTKVLGEKLIECELNKIPDEKIRERAKTYIREEAFGKRDFRF, encoded by the coding sequence ATGTATGATGTTAAGTCTGCACGTGCAGAAGATTTTATAAATGATGAAGAAATTCTTGATACGCTGAATTATTCTGCAAAACACAAAAGTGACGCGCCTTTGATAAAATCTATTCTTGAAAAAGCCGCGCTCTGTAAGGGAATAAGTCACCGCGAGGCTGCTGTTCTTTTGGACTGCGATATTCCCCAGCTGAATGACGAAATAAAGGCACTGGCAAAAAAAATCAAGCTGCGTTTTTACGGAAACAGAATTGTTCTTTTTGCGCCGCTTTATCTTTCTAATTATTGCATTAACTCGTGCACTTACTGCCCTTATCATGTTCACAACAAACACATAGGCCGCAAGAAATTGACACAGGAAGAAATATACCGTGAGACAATTGCACTGCAGGATTTGGGACACAAGCGGCTTGCACTCGAAGCAGGTGAAGATCCTGTAAACAATCCGATTGAATATATTCTTGAAAGCATAAATACAATTTATTCCGTAAAGCACAAAAATGGTGCGATAAGACGCGTGAATGTAAACATAGCGGCAACTACACACGAAGAATACAAAATGCTTAAGGATGCGGGAATCGGAACATACATTCTTTTTCAGGAAACATACAACCGTGCTGCCTACAAAACGCTGCATCCGGCCGGACCAAAAAGTGACTACGACTGGCACACACAGGCAATGGACCGTGCAATGGAAGCCGGAATAGATGATGTCGGAATAGGAGTACTTTTTGGACTGAATCTTTACCGCTATGATTTTACAGGCCTTTTAATGCATGCCGAACATCTCGAAGCCGCAAAGGGTGTTGGTCCGCATACGATAAGTGTTCCAAGAATACGCGCAGCAGACGGAATTGATCCTGCGTCTTTTCCCGATGCAATTGATGATGAAACGTTTGCAAAAATTGTTGCGGTAATAAGAATTGCTGTTCCGTATACGGGAATGATTGTTTCTACGCGCGAGTCACAGAATACAAGGGAAAAAATTCTTGAACTCGGAGTTTCCCAAATTTCGGGCGGTTCAAGAACAAGTGTTGGCGGTTACTGCGAAAGTGAACGACCCGGTGACACAACACAGTTTGACGTAAGCGACACGCGTTCCCTTGATGAAGTTGTTGCATGGCTTATGGAACTGGGGTATGTTCCGAGTTTTTGTACAGCCTGTTACAGGGCAGGGCGAACCGGTGACCGTTTTATGCAGTTGGTAAAATCATGTCAGATTGCAAACTGCTGTCACCCGAATGCGCTTATGACACTAAAGGAATATCTTGAAGATTATGCCTGTGACAAAACAAAAGTGCTTGGTGAAAAATTGATTGAATGCGAACTGAATAAAATTCCTGACGAAAAAATTCGTGAGCGCGCAAAAACTTACATTCGTGAAGAGGCCTTCGGTAAGCGCGACTTCAGATTTTAA
- a CDS encoding OmpA family protein, producing the protein MLVERTDLRRYDNGRYTGLVSREVRSFIAQSSSPEYAAPGDTYYDGSFYIIEATKRNSHDVKMGINESIPSSFRITSDGELVMIEDNGYPSFRSFPAFTKQKIRPGDKWQAKAERAVDPLNKGTVTKMPIYVEYQYLRDDVFNGEKVFVLSAKWATRYGISYIDFAGDAQLKGAFGSHSATMFVSAATGNALVVRDAVDETFEYADGNKISFKGTISLFTHYPPAVDRDGLIRSLARIADVKDAAANKGSESNGGGKKSFGGKSKGASDSTDSAVAGSSSAGTSGTKQPGRTKPKIESSVSKSMTVDETPAGLRLTIQNLQFKPDSAQLLPGEEERLDQIAQVLKQAREQMFLVEGHTASVGFASGEMKLSKERAHAIAEALVQRGIPAQKFICKGSGGTKPIADNSTPEGKALNRRVEITILE; encoded by the coding sequence ATGCTGGTTGAACGAACAGATTTGCGTCGTTACGATAACGGGCGGTACACTGGTCTTGTAAGCCGCGAAGTGCGTTCGTTTATTGCACAGTCATCTTCTCCTGAATATGCTGCTCCCGGCGACACTTACTACGACGGAAGTTTTTATATTATCGAAGCGACAAAAAGAAATTCCCACGATGTAAAAATGGGAATCAACGAGTCAATTCCGTCTTCATTCAGAATTACTTCTGACGGTGAACTTGTAATGATAGAAGACAACGGTTACCCAAGCTTCAGAAGTTTTCCTGCCTTTACAAAACAAAAAATTCGTCCCGGCGACAAATGGCAGGCAAAAGCTGAACGCGCAGTTGATCCTCTCAACAAAGGCACCGTTACAAAAATGCCCATTTATGTAGAGTACCAGTATCTGCGCGACGATGTGTTTAACGGAGAAAAAGTTTTTGTTCTTTCTGCAAAGTGGGCAACGCGTTACGGAATTTCTTATATTGATTTTGCAGGCGATGCACAGCTTAAGGGCGCGTTCGGAAGTCACAGTGCCACAATGTTTGTAAGTGCGGCTACAGGAAATGCGCTTGTTGTGAGAGATGCGGTTGACGAAACTTTTGAATATGCAGACGGGAACAAAATTTCTTTTAAAGGAACAATTTCATTGTTTACACATTATCCGCCGGCGGTAGACAGGGACGGTCTTATTCGCTCTCTTGCACGCATTGCAGATGTGAAAGATGCGGCAGCGAATAAGGGGTCTGAAAGCAACGGCGGTGGTAAAAAAAGTTTCGGCGGTAAATCTAAAGGCGCATCCGATAGTACAGACAGCGCTGTCGCCGGCTCGTCTTCTGCAGGAACTTCAGGTACAAAACAACCCGGCCGCACAAAACCCAAAATTGAATCTTCTGTGTCAAAGAGTATGACTGTAGACGAAACGCCGGCCGGGCTGCGTCTTACGATACAGAATTTGCAGTTCAAACCCGACAGCGCGCAGCTTTTACCCGGAGAAGAAGAGCGGCTTGACCAGATTGCGCAGGTTTTGAAACAGGCGCGTGAACAAATGTTTTTGGTAGAAGGACATACGGCAAGTGTAGGTTTTGCAAGCGGTGAAATGAAACTTTCAAAAGAGCGTGCACATGCAATAGCCGAGGCACTTGTCCAAAGAGGAATTCCTGCGCAGAAGTTTATCTGCAAAGGTAGCGGAGGAACAAAACCGATCGCCGACAATTCAACTCCCGAAGGAAAAGCCCTGAACCGCCGTGTAGAAATAACAATCCTGGAGTAA
- a CDS encoding alpha-amylase family glycosyl hydrolase yields the protein MNLYQKEIFSDKIFYHVYPLGLGNCPKQNNFTQCAGNFFETFAGDLDRIKKLGCNAIYLGPIFESTKHGYDTIDYYHVDRRLGNNEKFKAFVECAHQKGFSIILDAVFNHTGRDFFAFKDLQKNGFNSEFKDWYLNINFSNKSPYGDNFSYEGWAGCYDLIKLNLKNCDVKNHIFGAVKFWIEEFKIDGLRFDAADVLDKTFIEEISQFTRNLKENFWLMGEVVHGDYNDWVSCNRLDSVTNYQLYRSIFASVDQNNFFDISYNLKREFDSSSGCYKFAPLYNFLDNHDIDRVASVIKNPKDDLYMIYALLFTVPGIPSIYYGSEFALYGKRNSFGDEDLRPALKPFAEPKTYLVPQFDAGFLADAISHFAKIRMSSNAIQKGNYVELLVKNEQFVFERNFYNDQNNLKEKVIAIFNNSSKEETVSILPKDFVQNYKDLLSEKIYSAHDLQNLKMPAKSVMILRNC from the coding sequence ATGAATTTATATCAAAAAGAAATTTTTTCTGACAAAATATTTTACCATGTTTATCCGCTTGGATTGGGGAACTGTCCAAAGCAGAATAATTTTACACAATGTGCGGGAAACTTTTTTGAAACTTTTGCCGGTGATTTGGACAGGATAAAAAAACTTGGCTGCAACGCAATTTATCTGGGACCAATTTTTGAATCTACAAAACACGGTTATGACACAATCGATTATTATCACGTTGACAGACGGCTCGGCAACAATGAAAAGTTCAAAGCGTTTGTTGAATGTGCGCATCAAAAAGGATTTTCTATAATTCTTGATGCAGTTTTTAACCACACCGGAAGAGATTTTTTTGCATTCAAAGATTTGCAGAAGAATGGATTCAATTCTGAATTCAAAGACTGGTACTTGAACATAAATTTTTCAAACAAAAGTCCGTACGGCGATAATTTTTCTTATGAAGGCTGGGCAGGCTGTTACGATTTAATAAAACTGAATTTGAAAAACTGTGATGTAAAAAATCATATTTTTGGCGCAGTAAAATTCTGGATTGAAGAATTTAAAATTGACGGTTTGCGTTTTGATGCAGCCGATGTTCTTGATAAAACTTTTATAGAAGAAATTTCACAGTTTACAAGAAATTTAAAAGAAAACTTTTGGCTTATGGGTGAAGTTGTTCATGGAGATTACAACGACTGGGTTTCCTGCAACCGACTTGATTCTGTTACAAACTATCAGCTGTACCGTTCTATTTTTGCAAGCGTTGACCAGAATAATTTTTTTGACATTTCATATAATTTAAAACGCGAGTTTGACAGTTCTTCGGGATGTTACAAGTTTGCGCCTCTTTACAATTTTTTGGACAACCACGACATAGACAGAGTTGCATCCGTTATCAAAAATCCAAAAGACGATTTGTATATGATTTATGCACTTTTATTTACAGTTCCGGGAATTCCTTCAATATATTACGGAAGTGAATTTGCACTTTACGGAAAACGAAATAGTTTTGGAGATGAAGATTTGCGTCCTGCTCTTAAGCCGTTTGCAGAACCAAAAACATATTTGGTTCCTCAATTTGATGCAGGTTTTTTAGCAGATGCAATTTCGCACTTTGCAAAAATCAGAATGAGTTCAAATGCAATTCAAAAAGGAAATTATGTTGAACTGCTTGTTAAAAATGAACAGTTTGTTTTTGAAAGAAATTTTTACAATGACCAGAATAATTTAAAAGAAAAAGTTATCGCAATTTTCAACAATTCCTCAAAAGAAGAAACAGTTTCTATTCTGCCAAAGGATTTTGTACAGAATTACAAAGATTTGCTTTCAGAAAAAATTTATTCTGCACATGATTTACAGAATTTAAAAATGCCGGCAAAAAGCGTTATGATTTTAAGAAACTGTTAA
- a CDS encoding LysR substrate-binding domain-containing protein, whose translation MDFFELNAFLALKETLHFAKAAQIVNLSPSALSRLVGRLEEETGAVLFDRNNREVILTPAGMKFAEFAESCVNGQRELMEDFSKKTDEPGGTLHVFASVTACYSIMPPFIRHLSEKYPAIHLSVETGDPALAMNTVREGRAELAVAAIPSAACAEFDCISVLTSPLVFAASATGPYTTVSGSPQDIVSSVPLILPKAGLARQRFDSWTKSRNVKPVIAAETEGNEAVMALAALGLGIGLVPRIVLENGPYREGFISHSAGNALGYYDIGFIQKTQISGSEKLKRMRLAVTDILHNTPWTQEFAR comes from the coding sequence ATGGATTTTTTTGAACTGAATGCATTTCTGGCCCTTAAAGAAACACTTCATTTTGCAAAAGCCGCGCAAATTGTTAACTTAAGCCCTTCTGCCCTGAGCCGCCTTGTTGGAAGACTTGAAGAAGAAACAGGAGCCGTACTTTTTGACCGCAACAACCGTGAAGTAATTCTTACCCCGGCCGGAATGAAATTTGCTGAATTTGCAGAATCGTGCGTTAACGGGCAGCGTGAGTTAATGGAAGATTTTTCAAAAAAAACCGATGAACCCGGCGGAACTCTGCACGTTTTTGCAAGCGTTACGGCCTGTTACTCAATAATGCCGCCATTTATAAGACATTTGTCCGAAAAATATCCCGCAATCCACCTTTCTGTAGAAACAGGAGACCCGGCTCTTGCAATGAATACGGTAAGGGAAGGACGTGCCGAACTCGCGGTTGCCGCCATTCCGTCTGCCGCATGTGCCGAATTTGACTGCATTTCTGTTCTGACAAGCCCGCTCGTGTTTGCCGCAAGTGCAACAGGTCCCTACACCACCGTAAGCGGAAGCCCGCAGGATATTGTTTCATCAGTGCCGCTTATTTTACCAAAGGCCGGCCTGGCCCGGCAGCGGTTTGACTCCTGGACAAAAAGCCGCAACGTTAAGCCGGTAATCGCCGCAGAAACAGAAGGAAACGAAGCCGTTATGGCACTTGCCGCGCTTGGTTTGGGCATAGGACTTGTTCCGCGCATAGTTTTGGAAAACGGCCCTTACCGCGAAGGATTTATTTCGCACAGTGCAGGAAACGCGCTGGGTTACTACGACATAGGTTTTATTCAAAAGACACAGATAAGCGGCTCAGAAAAACTCAAAAGAATGCGCCTCGCCGTAACAGACATTCTTCACAACACACCGTGGACTCAGGAATTTGCGCGTTAA
- a CDS encoding DUF763 domain-containing protein produces the protein MIRRTGHADLPLHTGTVPKWLADRMRDLGTQIVEALLIQYGKKEVLRRLSDPLWFQSLGAVLGMDWHSSGITTSVMYALKRGINARAREFGLCICGGRGKYSRRTPEELLYLSDATGMDGDALVKASRLCAKIDSTAVQDGFQLYQHNFILSDEGDWAVVQQGMNTEQKTARRYHWCSQNLKSFVEEPHTGVTGENRGLILNLTDTNAGSTRNSILNLSKENPDRILREVKLIKKTDAFAGELAFSEEDGSRNCIMPSHHDVKAQDVDLKRLGGVLAAAYESEPSDFESLLLTPGLGPRTLQSLTLVSEVINGTPSRFTDPARFSFAHGGKDGHPFPVPLRIYDESIRILGDAIEKSKLGYKDKSECINRLHKTALQIEENCSPQADFDAVMERERRNSHEWGGRTVAGTV, from the coding sequence ATGATCCGCCGTACAGGACATGCAGATCTTCCGCTTCATACCGGTACTGTTCCAAAGTGGCTTGCCGACAGAATGCGCGATCTTGGAACACAAATAGTTGAAGCTCTTCTTATTCAATATGGAAAAAAAGAAGTATTGCGCAGGCTGAGTGATCCGCTGTGGTTTCAGTCACTTGGGGCCGTACTTGGAATGGACTGGCATTCTTCGGGAATAACGACCAGCGTAATGTATGCCTTAAAGCGCGGAATAAATGCACGTGCCAGGGAATTTGGTCTTTGCATCTGCGGTGGCCGCGGTAAATATTCCAGGCGTACACCCGAAGAACTTTTGTATCTGAGTGACGCAACCGGAATGGACGGCGATGCACTTGTCAAAGCAAGCAGACTCTGTGCAAAAATAGACAGTACCGCCGTTCAGGATGGATTCCAGCTTTACCAGCACAATTTTATTCTTTCTGATGAAGGAGACTGGGCCGTTGTTCAGCAGGGAATGAATACTGAACAGAAAACTGCGCGGCGCTACCACTGGTGTTCGCAGAACCTCAAGTCTTTTGTAGAAGAACCGCACACGGGTGTTACCGGGGAAAATCGCGGTCTTATTCTGAATCTTACCGACACAAATGCAGGCTCTACAAGAAATTCAATTCTGAATCTTTCCAAAGAAAATCCCGACAGAATTTTACGGGAAGTAAAACTTATTAAAAAAACAGATGCTTTTGCAGGGGAACTTGCCTTTAGCGAAGAAGACGGTTCACGCAACTGTATAATGCCTTCGCACCACGATGTAAAAGCACAGGATGTTGACTTAAAAAGGCTTGGAGGTGTTCTTGCGGCGGCTTATGAAAGCGAGCCTTCTGATTTTGAAAGCCTGCTTCTTACTCCGGGGCTTGGACCGCGCACGCTTCAGTCTCTTACACTTGTAAGCGAAGTCATAAACGGAACGCCGTCGCGCTTTACGGACCCGGCCAGATTCAGTTTTGCACATGGCGGAAAAGACGGCCATCCTTTCCCTGTCCCGCTGCGTATTTATGACGAAAGTATACGTATTCTTGGTGACGCAATAGAAAAGTCAAAGCTTGGCTACAAGGACAAGTCTGAATGTATAAATCGTCTGCATAAAACTGCACTTCAAATAGAAGAAAACTGCAGCCCGCAGGCAGATTTTGATGCTGTTATGGAGCGTGAGCGGCGCAATTCACATGAGTGGGGCGGCCGTACTGTCGCTGGAACGGTTTAG
- a CDS encoding XRE family transcriptional regulator, translating into MKNAIQMMESKMSPEMVKKAHKQAEQEILAIRLSQLREEQNIKQTNLKNFSQSSVSKIEKRKDMKISTLVSYLDSIWNGSRNQGICERFLNENKRKNTN; encoded by the coding sequence ATGAAAAATGCAATTCAAATGATGGAATCAAAAATGAGTCCTGAAATGGTAAAAAAAGCTCACAAACAAGCAGAGCAAGAAATTCTTGCAATACGGCTTTCTCAACTCCGCGAGGAACAAAATATTAAACAAACAAATTTAAAGAATTTTTCACAATCCTCAGTTTCTAAAATAGAAAAAAGAAAAGATATGAAGATTTCTACTCTAGTATCATATCTTGATAGCATTTGGAATGGGAGTAGAAATCAAGGCATATGCGAAAGATTCCTCAATGAAAATAAAAGAAAAAATACTAATTAA
- a CDS encoding LytTR family DNA-binding domain-containing protein, which yields MKTSIILDESLKVPFAEIHAQSVTSEISRLKELIENDFVPLRLCGYDKDFAVKLLPSQIMCIYSVNKKVYAQTKDAIFEIKQRLYEIEELIPQLGLDKFIRISNSEIVNFDFVEKFDMSLTGTIGLHFKNGERTFVSRRYVKKICTSLGLK from the coding sequence ATGAAAACTTCTATTATTTTGGATGAATCGTTAAAGGTTCCGTTTGCAGAGATTCATGCGCAGAGTGTAACAAGCGAAATTTCACGGCTTAAAGAATTGATTGAAAATGATTTTGTTCCGTTACGACTTTGCGGTTATGACAAAGATTTTGCAGTAAAACTTTTGCCTTCGCAAATAATGTGCATCTACAGTGTAAATAAAAAAGTGTATGCCCAGACAAAAGATGCAATTTTTGAAATTAAGCAAAGACTTTACGAAATTGAAGAACTTATTCCGCAGTTGGGTTTAGACAAATTTATACGCATCTCAAATTCAGAAATAGTGAATTTTGATTTTGTAGAAAAATTTGATATGAGCTTAACTGGAACAATCGGTCTTCATTTTAAGAACGGCGAACGGACTTTTGTTTCGCGCAGGTATGTAAAAAAAATCTGCACTTCGCTTGGTTTAAAATAA
- the hydE gene encoding [FeFe] hydrogenase H-cluster radical SAM maturase HydE, which produces MARKKLLDKNSIIELIEHRSEYRVDLQKKARALCDDCYGKKIFLRALIEVTNCCVRNCYYCGIRAQNSFAQRYRLTDEEILECCNKSNALGFKTFVLQGGEDAAFSEERVCELIEKIKIAHPDCAVTLSLGERPYKTFRAWKEAGADRYLLRHETASPKHYECLHPKEQKLSARKECLFNLKSLGFQTGSGFMVGSPFQTVQNLADDIMFLQDLNPQMIGIGPFIPHRDTPFAHFAAGSTELTLFLISLLRTIFPNALIPATTALATLSSTGHEDGILSGANVIMPNVSPLYARQKYELYNNKKYDGDEAAENLALLKNKISGIGYEIVSEAGNYIPPDKYRSVR; this is translated from the coding sequence TTGGCGCGCAAAAAATTGCTGGACAAAAATAGTATAATTGAACTTATTGAACATCGCAGTGAATACCGTGTGGATTTGCAAAAAAAAGCCCGCGCGCTCTGCGATGACTGTTACGGAAAGAAAATTTTTTTGCGCGCTCTTATTGAAGTTACAAACTGTTGCGTCAGAAACTGTTACTACTGCGGAATACGCGCGCAGAATTCTTTTGCACAAAGATATAGGCTGACAGACGAAGAGATTCTGGAATGCTGTAACAAAAGCAACGCGCTTGGTTTTAAAACATTTGTTCTTCAGGGCGGTGAAGATGCTGCCTTTAGCGAAGAACGCGTCTGCGAATTAATTGAAAAAATAAAGATTGCACATCCTGACTGTGCAGTGACACTTTCTTTGGGCGAGCGGCCTTACAAAACATTCCGTGCGTGGAAAGAAGCCGGAGCCGACCGCTATCTTTTACGGCATGAAACTGCCAGTCCAAAACATTATGAGTGTCTTCACCCGAAGGAACAGAAACTCTCTGCAAGAAAAGAATGTCTTTTTAATTTAAAGTCGCTTGGGTTTCAGACAGGCTCGGGTTTTATGGTCGGCTCCCCTTTTCAGACAGTGCAGAATCTGGCCGATGACATTATGTTTCTTCAGGATCTGAATCCGCAGATGATTGGCATAGGTCCTTTTATTCCGCACAGGGACACACCGTTTGCGCATTTTGCAGCCGGAAGTACAGAACTTACACTTTTTTTGATTTCACTGTTGCGCACTATTTTTCCCAATGCGCTTATTCCGGCAACAACTGCTCTTGCAACTTTAAGCAGCACAGGTCATGAAGACGGAATTCTTTCGGGTGCAAATGTAATTATGCCGAATGTTTCTCCTCTTTATGCGCGACAAAAATATGAACTGTATAATAATAAAAAATATGACGGTGACGAAGCTGCGGAAAATCTTGCATTGTTAAAAAATAAAATTTCGGGGATTGGATACGAGATTGTCAGTGAAGCGGGAAATTATATTCCGCCTGATAAATACAGGAGCGTTAGATAA
- a CDS encoding DUF3021 domain-containing protein yields MKQIFKRIFIHGMLAGAILISISSIIALIICVINGSEEFIPTAPAMINVYGSEVKAVVIEYVLLTVFGFVYAAANESFKIDSWSLTRATVVHFTIIFSAYIVIAWFCYFIPHKLSAVFIQAGVFIFNYILIWIGIYFNQLAAVKKINSAISAEK; encoded by the coding sequence ATGAAACAGATATTCAAGAGAATTTTTATTCACGGAATGTTGGCGGGTGCAATTTTAATTTCTATATCTTCTATAATTGCATTAATAATTTGTGTAATAAACGGAAGTGAGGAATTTATTCCGACTGCACCTGCAATGATAAACGTATATGGTTCTGAAGTAAAAGCTGTAGTTATAGAATATGTTTTACTGACGGTATTTGGTTTTGTATATGCTGCTGCAAATGAGAGCTTTAAGATTGATTCGTGGAGCCTCACAAGAGCAACAGTCGTTCACTTTACAATTATTTTTTCTGCATATATTGTGATTGCCTGGTTCTGCTATTTTATTCCGCATAAGTTGAGCGCAGTTTTTATTCAGGCCGGCGTATTTATTTTTAATTACATACTTATTTGGATTGGAATTTATTTTAACCAGTTGGCTGCAGTAAAAAAAATTAATTCAGCAATTTCTGCGGAAAAGTAA
- the hydF gene encoding [FeFe] hydrogenase H-cluster maturation GTPase HydF, whose product MQTPDSMRIAIGIFGRTNSGKSSLLNAIADQNFSIVSDKKGTTTDPVRKAMELPGTGAVLFTDTAGFCDDGELGVLREEKTLQVLDKSDVVLAVFSCEETNFDWVKKISGKGKKLICVLTKTDCADSKEIEDAKKRIFSVTQTEPVLFSAVTKKGLSELVKKIGEAAHHGHEEEFALTHGLCKKNDTVLLVMPQDIQAPKGRLILPQVRVMRELLDKKCIVVSCTGDTLEQTLSSLCKAPQLIITDSQLFSKVHELCPKESKLTSFSILMAAEKGNIDDFIKGAAALDNLCSESRILIAEACTHVPQKEDIGREKIPALLRKKCPSVKIDFVRGTDFPSSLVNSDGSARYSLIIHCGACMFNREYVLQRQAAAKKAKIPMTNYGIAIAKLTGILSDVFVN is encoded by the coding sequence ATGCAGACACCGGATTCGATGAGAATTGCTATAGGAATTTTCGGGCGCACAAACAGCGGCAAATCTTCTTTGCTGAATGCAATTGCGGACCAGAACTTTTCGATTGTTTCTGACAAAAAGGGAACAACGACCGATCCCGTAAGAAAAGCCATGGAACTTCCCGGAACCGGCGCGGTCTTATTTACAGATACAGCCGGTTTTTGCGATGACGGTGAACTTGGCGTACTGCGCGAAGAAAAGACACTGCAGGTTCTGGACAAAAGCGATGTTGTGCTTGCGGTATTTTCCTGCGAAGAAACAAATTTTGACTGGGTAAAAAAAATATCCGGCAAAGGAAAAAAGCTGATTTGTGTTCTTACCAAAACAGATTGCGCAGACAGCAAAGAAATTGAAGACGCGAAGAAAAGAATCTTTTCGGTTACACAAACTGAACCTGTTCTGTTCAGCGCGGTAACAAAAAAAGGCCTTTCCGAACTTGTAAAAAAAATCGGTGAAGCCGCGCATCACGGTCATGAAGAAGAGTTTGCGTTAACGCACGGTTTGTGCAAAAAAAATGATACTGTTCTTCTTGTAATGCCGCAGGATATTCAGGCTCCGAAGGGACGGCTTATTCTTCCGCAGGTACGTGTAATGCGCGAACTGCTCGACAAAAAATGCATTGTAGTTTCGTGTACCGGTGACACTTTGGAACAGACGCTTTCTTCTTTGTGTAAAGCACCACAACTGATTATAACCGACTCACAGCTTTTTTCAAAAGTGCATGAGTTGTGTCCAAAGGAAAGTAAGCTTACATCTTTTTCAATTTTAATGGCGGCCGAAAAAGGAAACATAGATGATTTTATAAAAGGCGCTGCTGCTCTTGACAATTTGTGTTCCGAAAGCCGCATACTTATTGCAGAAGCGTGTACGCATGTTCCGCAGAAAGAAGATATCGGGCGTGAAAAAATTCCGGCCCTGCTCAGAAAAAAATGTCCCAGTGTAAAAATAGATTTTGTACGCGGAACAGATTTTCCTTCATCACTTGTGAACAGCGACGGAAGTGCACGCTACAGTTTGATAATCCACTGTGGTGCATGCATGTTTAACCGCGAATATGTTCTGCAAAGACAGGCCGCCGCAAAAAAAGCCAAAATCCCAATGACAAATTACGGAATAGCAATTGCAAAACTGACAGGCATTCTGTCTGATGTTTTTGTAAATTGA